One stretch of Acanthochromis polyacanthus isolate Apoly-LR-REF ecotype Palm Island chromosome 16, KAUST_Apoly_ChrSc, whole genome shotgun sequence DNA includes these proteins:
- the LOC127537675 gene encoding uncharacterized protein LOC127537675, with amino-acid sequence MDITPSRLSDNSWHFKFQIPWQKIPSEIIRKLETGKRPTKSERLEIIRLIVSEILTACPTPGKKHISEIARKMTKAYPVAFTDVIEGEVVGSGYDSLTKQMVSRVDNLKRGNTSLSLKRQIISSSEGEDTPTPKKRLDTYGCINWQPTRLPPDETPESQKHAQEQLKKMWRERCCDSKAIEDMMRATFFTQRKDIISGTETSDLTKEWPYLFETTGMKTHFKELTGVDMEDKNMANKCARVISFLKSGDKTGKMETIFREMETSSKNVADVNVAVVLPLLLKYFNEEEEQMFYKVDQTTLPSEVDCAGLPSTPCIVVCGNSTLAAENFMLSVDQTIVNGHIRIFSDAFLLMFGSYYCMNISYPAAQASTLEFLQRCLFKINPDKGSKVERNATKKQLAVSPKVLTLITKIADYEWRE; translated from the exons ATGGATATCACACCTTCTCGACTGTCTGACAATAGCTGgcattttaaatttcaaattcCTTGGCAAAAAATTCCATCTGAGATCATCAGAAAGCTGGAAACAGGGAAGCGGCCAACAAAAAGTGAGAGACTTGAAATCATACGGCTCATTGTCAGTGAAATCTTAACCGCGTGCCCAACACCTGGGAAGAAACATATCAGTGAGATAGCAAGGAAGATGACAAAGGCCTACCCTGTGGCATTTACTGATGTCATTGAAGGTGAAGTTGTAGGCAGTGGGTATGACTCACTCACCAAACAGATGGTCAGCAGAGTGGATAACCTGAAGAGAGGAAACACTTCACTTTCCTTAAAGAGACAAATTATCAGCAGCAGTGAAGGAGAGGATACCCCAACTCCGAAAAAAAGACTAGACACTTACGGGTGTATAAACTGGCAACCAACACGGCTGCCCCCTGATGAAACCCCTGAATCTCAGAAACATGCACAAGAACAGTTAAAGAAAATGTGGAGAGAAAGATGCTGTGACAGCAAAGCCATTGAGGATATGATGAGAGCCACTTTCTTCACTCAGAGAAAAGACATTATCAGTGGGACTGAGACTTCTGACTTGACAAAGGAATGGCCATATCTGTTTGAGACAACTGGCATGAAGACTCATTTTAAAGAGCTTACAGGTGTGGACATGGAAGACAAAAACATGGCTAATAAATGTGCCAGAGTTATTTCATTTCTTAAATCAGGTGACAAGACAGGAAAGATGGAGACCATCTTCAGGGAAATGGAAACATCAAGCAAAAATGTTGCAGATGTGAATGTTGCAGTGGTTCTTCCACTGCTCCTCAAGTACTtcaatgaagaagaagaacagatgTTCTACAAAGTGGATCAAACAACCCTGCCGTCTGAAGTGGACTGTGCTGGACTTCCAAGTACACCATGTATTGTTGTGTGTG GAAACTCGACTTTGGCAGCAGAGAATTTCATGCTATCTGTTGACCAGACCATTGTGAATGGCCACATCAGAATCTTCAGTGATGCTTTTTTGCTGATGTTTGGTTCGTACTACTGTATGAACATATCTTACCCAGCAGCCCAAGCATCAACTTTGGAGTTCTTACAGAG GTGCCTCTTCAAGATAAATCCAGATAAGGGATCAAAAGTGGAGCGGAACGCCACCAAAAAACAACTTGCAGTCAGTCCAAAGGTTCTCACACTGATCACCAAAATTGCAGACTATGAGTGGAGGGAATAA